A window from Populus trichocarpa isolate Nisqually-1 chromosome 3, P.trichocarpa_v4.1, whole genome shotgun sequence encodes these proteins:
- the LOC7493257 gene encoding DNA damage-repair/toleration protein DRT100 — MTMFSYITLLATLTIFISTCTVRSCPPSDRAALLAFKAALHEPYLGIFNSWAGTDCCRNWYGVSCDMETKRVADINLRGESEDPIFQKAGRSGYMTGSISPSICKLKRLSSLTIADWKGISGPIPACITSLPFLRILDLIGNRLSGPIPEDIGRLHRLTVLNIADNLVTSRIPRSLTNLSSLMHLDLRNNRIWGSLPRDFGRLRMLSRALLSRNYIGGTIPDSISKIYRLADLDLSLNRLSGEIPASLGKMAVLATLNLDANNLSGNIPYSLFNSAIGNLNLSKNSFHGYLPDVFGPGSYFMVLDLSYNNFWGLIPKSLSQASFIGHLDLSHNRLCGRIPAGPPFDHLEASSFAYNACLCGKPLGACR, encoded by the coding sequence atgACAATGTTTTCTTACATTACATTACTAGCAACCTTAACAATATTCATCTCTACTTGTACAGTTCGAAGCTGTCCTCCTTCAGACAGGGCAGCTTTGCTAGCTTTCAAAGCAGCTCTCCACGAGCCTTACTTGGGCATCTTCAATTCTTGGGCGGGCACCGATTGTTGCCGTAACTGGTATGGTGTCAGCTGTGACATGGAGACCAAAAGGGTTGCTGACATTAACCTCCGAGGTGAATCTGAAGACCCCATTTTCCAAAAAGCTGGTCGGTCCGGGTACATGACTGGTTCGATCTCTCCTTCTATTTGCAAGCTCAAGAGGCTCTCCAGTCTTACAATTGCTGATTGGAAAGGGATCTCAGGTCCGATTCCAGCCTGCATTACGTCGTTGCCGTTCTTGAGGATTCTTGATTTGATTGGGAATCGGCTTTCAGGCCCGATTCCGGAAGACATCGGACGGTTGCACAGGCTGACCGTTTTGAATATCGCCGACAATCTTGTAACAAGTAGGATCCCGAGATCCTTGACTAATTTGTCGAGTTTGATGCATCTCGATTTGCGTAACAATCGGATTTGGGGTTCTTTGCCTCGAGATTTCGGGCGTCTTCGGATGTTGAGTCGTGCTTTATTGAGCCGAAATTATATTGGCGGGACAATTCCCgattcaatttctaaaatttatcgTCTCGCCGATTTGGATCTTTCCTTGAACAGATTATCGGGCGAAATACCAGCTTCTTTGGGTAAAATGGCAGTCTTGGCAACACTAAATCTTGATGCCAACAACTTATCAGGAAATATACCTTATAGTTTGTTTAATTCAGCTATTGGTAACTTGAATTTGAGCAAAAACTCATTTCATGGATATCTACCGGATGTTTTCGGTCCGGGATCTTACTTCATGGTTCTTGATCTATCCTACAATAACTTTTGGGGTCTGATACCAAAATCTTTGTCCCAAGCATCATTTATCGGGCACTTGGATTTGAGTCACAACCGCCTATGTGGGAGGATTCCAGCAGGTCCGCCTTTCGACCACCTCGAAGCATCATCGTTTGCTTATAATGCTTGTCTTTGCGGTAAGCCACTCGGAGCTTGCAGGTAG
- the LOC7478337 gene encoding protein FAR1-RELATED SEQUENCE 4 isoform X1, which produces MDSSVITGSAIPEPRDGIEFESHEAAYSFYKDYAKSVGFGTAKLSSRRSRSSKEFIDAKFSCIRYGNKQQSDDAINPRPSPKIGCKASMHVKRRQNGKWYIYSFVKEHNHELLPAQVHFFRSHRNDDPLKNDIRIRRRKNLSSVSKLFGAYQNVDCLEGYMRNQHDKGRSLVLESGDAQVLLDLFMHMQEENPKFFYAVDLNEEHRLRNLFWVDTKGMEDYSNFDDVVCFDTTYFTNKYKIPLVFFIGVNHHIQPTLLGCALIADETVYTFDWLMQTWFMAMGERAPQLMLTDQNNALKAAIGAVFPQTCHCFCLWHILEKIPRQLEYLSLWHDNFMVKFNKCIFKSWTEEQFEKRWSKLLDKFNLREVEWVRSLYEDRKYWVPAFMRDVSFAGLSTMSRSESLTSSYEKYVHAETSMREFIEQYKTILEDRYEEEAKADFDAWHETAELKSPSPFEKQMSLVYTHEIFRKFQVEVLGAAACHLKKESQDETTTMYTVKDFEDGQNYVVEWNETKSDIYCSCRSFEYKGYLCRHAIVVLQMSGVFSIPPKYVLQRWTNAALSRHPISERLDEVQTKVRRYNDLCRRAIILGEEGSLSQESYNIALCAIREALKQCASLNNSAETSACPNTSGSIEEENQYRNTSKERAPDLQVTGADKATRRAGAANTKESNHSGAVKKGKQVTRSGDVNVGGQEGFHLMGISDLGPTQSHNMMPAQLQNAVPTVFHNIMPTQFQNIASTHLHDTRLPR; this is translated from the exons ATGGATTCCAGTGTGATCACAGGCAGTGCAATTCCAGAACCTCGTGATGGTATTGAATTTGAATCACATGAAGCTGCATATTCATTTTACAAAGATTATGCCAAGTCTGTAGGCTTTGGTACTGCTAAGTTGAGTAGCAGGCGATCTAGGTCATCAAAAGAATTCATTGATGCAAAATTCTCATGCATAAGGTATGGGAATAAGCAGCAGTCTGATGATGCCATTAATCCACGACCCTCCCCAAAAATTGGCTGTAAAGCTAGCATGCATGTGAAGAGAAGACAGAATGGAAAATGGTACATATACAGTTTTGTAAAAGAACACAATCATGAGCTTTTACCAGCCCAGGTGCACTTCTTTCGAAGCCATAGAAATGATGATCCTCTTAAGAATGACATCCGGATACGACGACGAAAGAATCTGTCTTCAGTTTCCAAACTTTTTGGTGCATATCAAAATGTGGATTGTTTAGAGGGTTACATGAGAAATCAGCATGATAAGGGGCGGAGTTTGGTCTTAGAATCAGGAGATGCTCAGGTATTACTAGACCTTTTTATGCATATGCAGGAAGAGAACCCTAAGTTCTTCTATGCTGTTGATTTGAATGAAGAGCATCGGTTGAGAAACTTGTTTTGGGTTGATACAAAAGGAATGGAAGACTACAGCAACTTTGATGATGTAGTTTGTTTTGACACTACATATTTCACAAACAAGTATAAAATACCATTAGTTTTCTTTATTGGGGTGAATCATCATATTCAACCCACATTGCTTGGTTGTGCATTGATAGCAGATGAGACAGTTTATACTTTTGATTGGTTAATGCAAACATGGTTCATGGCAATGGGGGAACGTGCTCCACAATTAATGCTCACTGATCAAAACAACGCCTTAAAAGCAGCTATTGGAGCAGTCTTTCCACAAACATGtcattgtttttgtctttgGCATATATTGGAGAAGATCCCTAGGCAGCTTGAATATTTGAGTCTTTGGCATGATAATTTTAtggtaaaatttaataaatgtatttttaaatcatggaCCGAGGAACAATTTGAAAAGAGATGGTCGAAGTTGCTTGACAAATTTAATCTTCGAGAGGTTGAATGGGTTCGATCGTTATATGAAGATCGCAAATATTGGGTGCCTGCCTTCATGAGAGATGTATCATTTGCTGGTTTGTCTACAATGTCGCGCTCTGAAAGCTTGACCTCTTCATATGAGAAATATGTGCATGCAGAAACATCAATGAGAGAGTTTATAGAACAATACAAAACGATTCTTGAAGATAGGTATGAAGAGGAAGCCAAGGCAGATTTTGATGCATGGCATGAAACGGCTGAGTTAAAATCCCCATCACCTTTCGAGAAGCAAATGTCACTGGTGTACACACATGAAATTTTCAGGAAATTCCAAGTTGAGGTTCTGGGAGCAGCTGCTTGTCATCTTAAGAAAGAAAGTCAGGATGAGACAACCACAATGTATACTGTGAAGGACTTTGAAGACGGTCAGAATTACGTGGTGGAATGGAATGAAACAAAATCAGATATTTATTGTTCATGTCGTTCTTTTGAATACAAAGGTTATCTCTGTAGACATGCTATTGTTGTTCTTCAAATGTCAGGCGTGTTCAGCATTCCACCTAAATATGTATTGCAACGTTGGACAAATGCTGCTTTGAGCAGGCATCCCATCAGTGAAAGATTGGATGAGGTGCAAACTAAGGTCCGTCGCTATAATGACTTGTGTCGACGagccataatactaggtgaagAGGGGTCTCTTTCACAGGAGAGTTACAACATCGCACTTTGTGCTATAAGAGAAGCTTTGAAACAATGTGCGAGTTTAAATAACTCTGCTGAAACCAGTGCTTGTCCTAACACCTCAGGGAGCATTGAGGAAGAGAATCAGTACAGGAATACTTCTAAAGAGAGGGCACCAGATCTTCAGGTTACTGGTGCAGACAAGGCTACTAGAAGAGCTGGAGCAGCAAACACAAAGGAAAGTAACCACAGTGGTGCGGTTAAAAAGGGAAAG CAGGTAACTCGGTCAGGAGATGTGAACGTTGGGGGACAGGAAGGCTTCCATTTAATG GGCATATCTGACCTGGGGCCAACACAATCACATAATATGATGCCAGCACAGTTGCAAAATGCTGTACCTACAGTATTTCATAATATCATGCCGACTCAGTTCCAAAACATAGCTTCAACACATTTGCACGATACGAGACTCCCTCGTTAG
- the LOC7478337 gene encoding protein FAR1-RELATED SEQUENCE 4 isoform X2, which produces MDSSVITGSAIPEPRDGIEFESHEAAYSFYKDYAKSVGFGTAKLSSRRSRSSKEFIDAKFSCIRYGNKQQSDDAINPRPSPKIGCKASMHVKRRQNGKWYIYSFVKEHNHELLPAQVHFFRSHRNDDPLKNDIRIRRRKNLSSVSKLFGAYQNVDCLEGYMRNQHDKGRSLVLESGDAQVLLDLFMHMQEENPKFFYAVDLNEEHRLRNLFWVDTKGMEDYSNFDDVVCFDTTYFTNKYKIPLVFFIGVNHHIQPTLLGCALIADETVYTFDWLMQTWFMAMGERAPQLMLTDQNNALKAAIGAVFPQTCHCFCLWHILEKIPRQLEYLSLWHDNFMVKFNKCIFKSWTEEQFEKRWSKLLDKFNLREVEWVRSLYEDRKYWVPAFMRDVSFAGLSTMSRSESLTSSYEKYVHAETSMREFIEQYKTILEDRYEEEAKADFDAWHETAELKSPSPFEKQMSLVYTHEIFRKFQVEVLGAAACHLKKESQDETTTMYTVKDFEDGQNYVVEWNETKSDIYCSCRSFEYKGYLCRHAIVVLQMSGVFSIPPKYVLQRWTNAALSRHPISERLDEVQTKVRRYNDLCRRAIILGEEGSLSQESYNIALCAIREALKQCASLNNSAETSACPNTSGSIEEENQYRNTSKERAPDLQVTGADKATRRAGAANTKESNHSGAVKKGKVTRSGDVNVGGQEGFHLMGISDLGPTQSHNMMPAQLQNAVPTVFHNIMPTQFQNIASTHLHDTRLPR; this is translated from the exons ATGGATTCCAGTGTGATCACAGGCAGTGCAATTCCAGAACCTCGTGATGGTATTGAATTTGAATCACATGAAGCTGCATATTCATTTTACAAAGATTATGCCAAGTCTGTAGGCTTTGGTACTGCTAAGTTGAGTAGCAGGCGATCTAGGTCATCAAAAGAATTCATTGATGCAAAATTCTCATGCATAAGGTATGGGAATAAGCAGCAGTCTGATGATGCCATTAATCCACGACCCTCCCCAAAAATTGGCTGTAAAGCTAGCATGCATGTGAAGAGAAGACAGAATGGAAAATGGTACATATACAGTTTTGTAAAAGAACACAATCATGAGCTTTTACCAGCCCAGGTGCACTTCTTTCGAAGCCATAGAAATGATGATCCTCTTAAGAATGACATCCGGATACGACGACGAAAGAATCTGTCTTCAGTTTCCAAACTTTTTGGTGCATATCAAAATGTGGATTGTTTAGAGGGTTACATGAGAAATCAGCATGATAAGGGGCGGAGTTTGGTCTTAGAATCAGGAGATGCTCAGGTATTACTAGACCTTTTTATGCATATGCAGGAAGAGAACCCTAAGTTCTTCTATGCTGTTGATTTGAATGAAGAGCATCGGTTGAGAAACTTGTTTTGGGTTGATACAAAAGGAATGGAAGACTACAGCAACTTTGATGATGTAGTTTGTTTTGACACTACATATTTCACAAACAAGTATAAAATACCATTAGTTTTCTTTATTGGGGTGAATCATCATATTCAACCCACATTGCTTGGTTGTGCATTGATAGCAGATGAGACAGTTTATACTTTTGATTGGTTAATGCAAACATGGTTCATGGCAATGGGGGAACGTGCTCCACAATTAATGCTCACTGATCAAAACAACGCCTTAAAAGCAGCTATTGGAGCAGTCTTTCCACAAACATGtcattgtttttgtctttgGCATATATTGGAGAAGATCCCTAGGCAGCTTGAATATTTGAGTCTTTGGCATGATAATTTTAtggtaaaatttaataaatgtatttttaaatcatggaCCGAGGAACAATTTGAAAAGAGATGGTCGAAGTTGCTTGACAAATTTAATCTTCGAGAGGTTGAATGGGTTCGATCGTTATATGAAGATCGCAAATATTGGGTGCCTGCCTTCATGAGAGATGTATCATTTGCTGGTTTGTCTACAATGTCGCGCTCTGAAAGCTTGACCTCTTCATATGAGAAATATGTGCATGCAGAAACATCAATGAGAGAGTTTATAGAACAATACAAAACGATTCTTGAAGATAGGTATGAAGAGGAAGCCAAGGCAGATTTTGATGCATGGCATGAAACGGCTGAGTTAAAATCCCCATCACCTTTCGAGAAGCAAATGTCACTGGTGTACACACATGAAATTTTCAGGAAATTCCAAGTTGAGGTTCTGGGAGCAGCTGCTTGTCATCTTAAGAAAGAAAGTCAGGATGAGACAACCACAATGTATACTGTGAAGGACTTTGAAGACGGTCAGAATTACGTGGTGGAATGGAATGAAACAAAATCAGATATTTATTGTTCATGTCGTTCTTTTGAATACAAAGGTTATCTCTGTAGACATGCTATTGTTGTTCTTCAAATGTCAGGCGTGTTCAGCATTCCACCTAAATATGTATTGCAACGTTGGACAAATGCTGCTTTGAGCAGGCATCCCATCAGTGAAAGATTGGATGAGGTGCAAACTAAGGTCCGTCGCTATAATGACTTGTGTCGACGagccataatactaggtgaagAGGGGTCTCTTTCACAGGAGAGTTACAACATCGCACTTTGTGCTATAAGAGAAGCTTTGAAACAATGTGCGAGTTTAAATAACTCTGCTGAAACCAGTGCTTGTCCTAACACCTCAGGGAGCATTGAGGAAGAGAATCAGTACAGGAATACTTCTAAAGAGAGGGCACCAGATCTTCAGGTTACTGGTGCAGACAAGGCTACTAGAAGAGCTGGAGCAGCAAACACAAAGGAAAGTAACCACAGTGGTGCGGTTAAAAAGGGAAAG GTAACTCGGTCAGGAGATGTGAACGTTGGGGGACAGGAAGGCTTCCATTTAATG GGCATATCTGACCTGGGGCCAACACAATCACATAATATGATGCCAGCACAGTTGCAAAATGCTGTACCTACAGTATTTCATAATATCATGCCGACTCAGTTCCAAAACATAGCTTCAACACATTTGCACGATACGAGACTCCCTCGTTAG